Proteins co-encoded in one Cupriavidus nantongensis genomic window:
- a CDS encoding heavy metal sensor histidine kinase: MTHRLSLTMRLTILFSLCSAVVLLGLGVLIWLAMDRHFATEDYVVLGDNIRLIEKIAQETPAERLPQRLREMVDHHPGFVAQVQTAQGHKLYATKDFDFAIAFEAIPRELARDNTFVWQQGEQEYRGMRAQVGAADPRIAPLRVVVGMDTEIHAHFMHAFRRSLAFYTTLAVLASGLFGWWAARRGLAPLRMMASRAKGVTANKLDARMPVEAVPVEMADLAITLNAMLERLQDDFRRLSEFSSDLAHELRTPITNLMTQTHVVLSQPRDAAKYREVLASNAEELQRLGRMVSDMLYLAKMEHGITLPNEEAINVADEVQALFEFYDALAEDKGVNLRLDGQAKITGDRLMLRRALSNLLSNALRYTPSGKEIRVETREQGGSTSIVVENEGEEISPELLPSLFDRFFRADKSRTRAESESVGLGLSITQAIMFAHGGQISAESSEGTTRFILTFPRQRNAARS, translated from the coding sequence ATGACGCATCGCCTGTCCCTGACGATGCGTCTGACCATCCTGTTTTCGCTCTGCTCTGCCGTGGTGCTGCTGGGCTTGGGCGTTCTCATCTGGCTGGCGATGGACCGCCACTTCGCCACCGAGGATTATGTGGTGCTCGGCGACAATATTCGCCTGATCGAAAAGATCGCGCAGGAAACGCCGGCCGAGCGCTTGCCCCAGCGGCTTCGGGAAATGGTCGATCACCATCCTGGCTTCGTCGCGCAGGTGCAGACCGCACAAGGCCACAAGCTGTATGCGACCAAGGACTTCGATTTTGCGATTGCTTTCGAGGCGATTCCGCGCGAATTGGCGCGTGACAATACCTTCGTCTGGCAGCAAGGCGAGCAGGAGTATCGCGGCATGCGCGCGCAGGTTGGTGCGGCTGACCCGCGCATTGCACCTTTGCGCGTCGTGGTCGGCATGGACACGGAAATCCACGCGCACTTCATGCATGCATTTCGTCGTTCGCTGGCCTTCTATACCACATTGGCGGTGCTCGCCAGCGGTCTCTTTGGTTGGTGGGCGGCGCGACGCGGGCTCGCACCCCTGCGCATGATGGCCTCACGCGCCAAGGGCGTCACCGCGAACAAACTGGATGCGCGCATGCCGGTCGAAGCCGTGCCGGTCGAGATGGCAGATCTGGCGATCACGTTAAACGCGATGCTGGAGCGACTGCAGGATGATTTTCGGCGGCTCTCGGAATTCTCCTCCGATTTGGCGCATGAGCTGCGCACGCCCATCACCAACCTGATGACGCAGACGCATGTCGTGCTATCGCAGCCGCGAGATGCCGCCAAATATCGAGAGGTCCTGGCCTCGAATGCCGAGGAATTGCAGCGGCTTGGGCGCATGGTGTCCGATATGCTGTACTTGGCCAAGATGGAGCACGGCATCACACTGCCGAATGAGGAAGCGATCAACGTGGCTGATGAAGTACAGGCGCTGTTCGAATTCTACGACGCGCTGGCAGAGGACAAGGGCGTCAATCTACGGCTTGATGGGCAGGCGAAAATTACCGGCGACCGTCTGATGTTACGCCGAGCGCTCAGCAATCTGCTCTCGAACGCTCTACGCTATACGCCGTCCGGCAAAGAGATCCGGGTCGAGACGCGCGAGCAGGGCGGCAGCACGTCGATCGTAGTCGAGAATGAGGGCGAGGAAATCAGTCCCGAGTTGCTGCCATCGCTATTCGACCGCTTTTTCCGTGCCGACAAATCAAGGACCCGTGCGGAGTCCGAAAGCGTGGGACTGGGTCTCTCCATCACGCAAGCCATCATGTTTGCGCACGGGGGCCAGATTTCGGCGGAATCGTCGGAAGGCACTACGCGCTTCATTTTGACGTTTCCCCGCCAGCGAAACGCCGCCCGGAGCTAG
- a CDS encoding heavy metal response regulator transcription factor, with amino-acid sequence MKLLVVEDESKTGEYLRQGLTEAGFVVDLVANGLDGQHLALNEAYDLIILDVMLPDLDGWRILQTIRAADNPVPVLFLTARDSVADRVRGLELGADDYLVKPFAFSELLARVRTLLRRGTVQLAMDRIQVGDLVLDLGRRRASRAGRRITLTSKEFALLELLARRRGEVLPRSLIASQVWDMNFDSDSNVIDVAIRRLRAKIDDDFDIKLIQTVRGMGYVLEAPEEQA; translated from the coding sequence ATGAAGCTGCTGGTGGTAGAAGATGAATCCAAGACCGGCGAGTACCTGCGCCAGGGGCTGACCGAGGCAGGATTCGTGGTCGACTTGGTCGCCAACGGGCTGGACGGACAGCACTTGGCGCTTAACGAAGCGTACGACCTGATTATCCTCGACGTCATGCTACCCGATCTCGATGGCTGGCGTATTTTGCAGACGATCCGCGCCGCGGACAACCCGGTTCCGGTGTTATTTCTGACCGCCCGCGACAGCGTGGCCGATCGGGTCAGGGGGTTGGAGTTGGGCGCTGACGACTATCTGGTCAAGCCATTCGCGTTCTCGGAACTACTGGCGCGCGTACGTACGCTATTGCGGCGCGGTACTGTACAGCTAGCGATGGACCGCATTCAGGTGGGCGATCTGGTGCTGGATTTGGGCAGGCGCCGGGCGTCGCGGGCCGGGCGCCGCATCACGCTGACCAGCAAGGAGTTTGCGCTGCTGGAGTTGCTCGCTCGCCGGCGCGGCGAGGTGCTGCCACGCTCGTTGATTGCCTCCCAGGTCTGGGACATGAACTTTGACAGCGATAGCAACGTGATCGATGTGGCCATTCGCCGCTTGCGGGCGAAGATCGACGATGACTTTGATATTAAGCTGATTCAGACCGTGCGCGGCATGGGCTACGTGCTGGAAGCGCCGGAGGAGCAGGCATGA
- a CDS encoding copper resistance system multicopper oxidase — protein sequence MRRDRPSGLVLPNLPRRRFVQGLAAGGVMAGLSGLGGAAWAQPSGRPADVLSGTAPVLRGTDFDLVIGESVVNFTGTPRVATTINGMLPGPTLRWRQGETVTIRVTNRLREHTSIHWHGIILPFEMDGVPGISFAGIAPGETFTYRFKVDQIGSYWYHSHSGFQEMTGVYGGIVIDPATGVDGVRADRDYTVLLSDWTDEDPMRVLSKLKVQSDYYNYNQPTVIDFFRDVSSEGMKSALAKRKMWNEMRMSPTDLADLSGATLTYLMNGVTPAGNWTGVFKPGEKVRLRFINGAGNTFYDVRIPGLKLKVIQVDGQNIEPVTVDEFRFGPGETCDVLVEPRDEAYTIFSQSMDRTGYARGTLATRAGLAAPVPAVDKPQWLTMADMMGSMGGMGGMDHGAMGGMSHGGMAMQGMNHGSMGMQGMNHGAMAMDHSQHAMGSMSGGMATGASLKVPSTKARHAKTEYGATTDMRVDMARTNLDDPGIGLRDTGRRVLTLADQHTIGGPLDKRGPGREVELHLTGNMERYSWSIDGVEFGNSTPVHFKYGERLRVILHNDTMMTHPMHMHGMWSELESPDGAFLARRHTIAVQPAQRISFLVTADALGRWAWHCHLMLHMDAGMFREVVVA from the coding sequence ATGCGACGTGATCGACCGTCTGGCCTTGTGCTGCCTAATCTGCCGCGCCGCCGTTTTGTACAGGGTCTGGCCGCCGGTGGCGTGATGGCGGGGCTGTCTGGCTTGGGCGGTGCGGCCTGGGCTCAGCCGTCAGGCCGACCGGCAGATGTCTTATCCGGCACAGCACCAGTGCTGCGCGGGACCGACTTCGACCTCGTGATCGGCGAGTCGGTGGTCAACTTCACCGGGACGCCACGCGTCGCGACCACCATCAATGGCATGTTGCCGGGGCCGACGCTGCGCTGGCGTCAAGGCGAAACGGTGACGATTCGGGTCACGAACCGGTTGCGCGAGCACACGTCGATTCATTGGCACGGGATCATTCTGCCGTTCGAGATGGACGGCGTGCCGGGGATCAGCTTTGCGGGCATTGCGCCGGGCGAGACCTTCACCTACCGCTTCAAGGTCGACCAGATTGGTAGCTATTGGTATCACTCGCATTCGGGCTTCCAGGAGATGACCGGCGTGTATGGCGGCATTGTCATCGATCCAGCCACCGGCGTGGATGGCGTGCGAGCCGATCGCGATTATACCGTGCTGCTCTCGGATTGGACCGACGAAGATCCGATGCGCGTGCTCTCGAAACTGAAGGTTCAGAGCGACTACTACAACTATAACCAGCCGACGGTTATCGATTTTTTCCGCGACGTCTCCAGTGAAGGGATGAAGAGCGCGCTCGCTAAGCGCAAGATGTGGAACGAGATGCGGATGAGCCCGACCGATCTGGCGGATCTCTCGGGCGCCACGCTGACTTACTTGATGAACGGCGTCACACCGGCCGGCAACTGGACCGGCGTGTTTAAGCCGGGCGAGAAGGTTCGTCTGCGGTTTATCAACGGCGCAGGCAACACGTTCTACGATGTGCGCATTCCCGGCCTCAAGCTTAAGGTCATCCAAGTCGATGGACAGAACATCGAACCGGTAACCGTCGATGAGTTCCGCTTCGGCCCGGGCGAGACCTGTGACGTGCTGGTCGAGCCGCGCGACGAGGCCTATACCATTTTCTCGCAGTCGATGGATCGCACCGGCTATGCCCGCGGCACCCTGGCGACTCGAGCCGGGCTGGCGGCACCGGTGCCCGCCGTGGATAAGCCGCAGTGGCTCACCATGGCCGACATGATGGGCAGTATGGGAGGCATGGGCGGCATGGATCACGGCGCCATGGGCGGAATGAGCCATGGCGGCATGGCCATGCAAGGCATGAACCACGGCTCGATGGGCATGCAAGGCATGAACCATGGCGCTATGGCCATGGATCACAGCCAGCATGCCATGGGTAGCATGTCGGGGGGCATGGCGACCGGTGCGTCGCTGAAGGTGCCCAGCACCAAGGCGCGCCACGCCAAGACCGAGTATGGCGCCACCACCGATATGCGCGTTGACATGGCGCGCACCAACTTGGACGACCCGGGCATCGGTTTGCGCGACACCGGGCGCCGCGTCCTGACACTGGCCGATCAGCACACCATTGGCGGTCCATTGGACAAACGCGGTCCCGGGCGCGAAGTGGAACTGCACTTGACCGGCAATATGGAGCGTTACTCGTGGTCCATCGACGGGGTGGAGTTCGGAAATTCGACGCCGGTGCACTTTAAGTACGGCGAGCGGCTGCGCGTCATTTTGCACAACGACACCATGATGACGCACCCAATGCACATGCATGGCATGTGGAGCGAACTCGAATCGCCGGATGGCGCCTTCCTCGCGCGTCGACACACGATCGCGGTGCAGCCGGCGCAACGCATCAGCTTTCTCGTCACCGCCGACGCCTTGGGCCGGTGGGCCTGGCATTGCCACCTGATGTTGCACATGGACGCCGGGATGTTCCGCGAAGTGGTGGTGGCCTGA
- a CDS encoding copper resistance protein B produces MEKPTRTVLAAVLASAGMSAAWAQHAHTEAVPTQTSSPAVAEKAKSIPKAKSSGKVGGTAATDGQMQGMDSMQGMDHSQMQGMDSMQGMDHGQMQGMDSMQGMDHSQMQGMDSMQGMDHSQMQGMDSMQGMDHSQMQGMDHSQMQGMGSMQGMDHSQMQGTGSMQGMDHGDMQMQGGSAPADARDPHGYSGGYQLGVGQYAIGPHRSLHMADEHLFASVLVDRLEWVKGNESNAAAYEAQAWIGSSFNRLVIKAEGESERRKIHEARTELLWGHAIATYWDTQLGIRNDAGYGRPTRNWLAFGIQGLAPYWFEVDATGYIGTEGRTALRLSAEYELLITQRLILQPRIEANLYGKNDPEVGVGSGLSSGAVGLRLRYEFSRQFAPYIGIERYQTFGNTADMVRTAGGRSGETRFVAGVRMWF; encoded by the coding sequence ATGGAAAAACCAACAAGAACAGTACTTGCCGCCGTGCTTGCTTCCGCTGGCATGAGCGCAGCTTGGGCCCAGCACGCCCACACCGAAGCGGTTCCAACGCAAACTTCGTCGCCCGCCGTTGCGGAAAAGGCGAAGTCCATTCCGAAAGCAAAGTCTTCGGGCAAGGTTGGCGGCACCGCTGCGACCGACGGCCAGATGCAAGGCATGGACTCGATGCAGGGCATGGACCACAGCCAGATGCAAGGCATGGACTCGATGCAGGGCATGGACCACGGCCAGATGCAGGGCATGGACTCGATGCAGGGCATGGACCACAGCCAGATGCAAGGCATGGACTCGATGCAGGGCATGGACCACAGCCAGATGCAAGGCATGGACTCGATGCAGGGCATGGACCACAGCCAGATGCAGGGCATGGACCACAGCCAGATGCAGGGCATGGGTTCGATGCAGGGCATGGACCACAGCCAGATGCAAGGCACGGGTTCGATGCAGGGCATGGATCATGGTGACATGCAGATGCAAGGGGGGAGCGCGCCCGCGGATGCGCGCGACCCGCACGGTTACTCAGGGGGCTATCAGCTCGGCGTGGGTCAATACGCCATTGGTCCGCACCGTTCGCTGCACATGGCAGACGAACACCTATTTGCCTCGGTACTCGTTGACCGGCTGGAATGGGTCAAGGGAAATGAGAGCAATGCCGCTGCCTATGAGGCGCAAGCGTGGATTGGCAGCAGCTTTAACCGCCTCGTGATCAAGGCCGAAGGCGAATCCGAGAGGCGCAAGATCCACGAGGCGCGGACCGAATTGCTGTGGGGTCATGCCATTGCCACCTATTGGGACACGCAACTGGGTATCCGCAACGATGCCGGCTATGGCCGGCCAACCCGAAACTGGCTGGCCTTCGGTATCCAGGGCCTGGCGCCATACTGGTTCGAGGTCGACGCTACTGGCTATATCGGCACCGAAGGTCGCACTGCACTGCGCCTGTCAGCCGAGTATGAATTGCTAATTACCCAGCGCCTGATCCTGCAACCCCGAATCGAGGCCAATCTTTATGGCAAGAACGATCCCGAGGTCGGCGTGGGCAGCGGGCTTTCCAGCGGTGCCGTGGGTCTGCGCCTGCGCTATGAGTTCAGCCGTCAGTTCGCTCCCTATATCGGCATTGAACGGTACCAAACCTTTGGCAATACCGCCGACATGGTTCGCACCGCCGGCGGCCGAAGTGGCGAAACCCGTTTTGTAGCGGGTGTTCGCATGTGGTTCTAA
- the copC gene encoding copper homeostasis periplasmic binding protein CopC, whose translation MQAPRFTIRAALAAAAVLASTAAFAHPKLVSSMPADKAEVAAPQKIELKFSENLATQFSGASLVMTSMPGMANHAPMKIAAKVAGSDDPKTMVITPAQTLAPGSYRVDWRAVSSDTHPINGNIAFTVK comes from the coding sequence ATGCAAGCGCCCCGCTTCACCATTCGTGCCGCTCTGGCAGCCGCCGCTGTGCTGGCTAGTACTGCAGCCTTCGCCCATCCAAAGCTGGTATCGTCCATGCCCGCCGACAAGGCCGAGGTGGCGGCGCCGCAGAAGATCGAGCTGAAGTTTTCAGAGAACCTCGCGACCCAATTCTCCGGGGCCAGCCTCGTCATGACCAGCATGCCCGGCATGGCCAACCATGCGCCGATGAAAATTGCCGCCAAGGTTGCCGGCAGCGACGACCCCAAGACCATGGTGATCACCCCGGCCCAGACGCTGGCGCCTGGCAGCTACCGCGTCGATTGGCGTGCAGTGTCGTCCGACACGCACCCGATTAATGGCAACATCGCGTTCACCGTGAAGTGA
- the copD gene encoding copper homeostasis membrane protein CopD, translating to MDWATVAVRFALYFGLTALFGLPLFGLYALRREEMASPTGARFLTLGAAVAALGIVLSLANITIMAKGMTGAASYAELQGHVFEMIVTGTAFGAAWVVRLVALVLCVLVALFVRKRPELQFWVLAAAGGVALSTLAWGGHGAMDDGIRRYIHLASDIAHLMAAGAWVGALLAFVLLSHPSATPAKVALLSRTSNGFAQVGTIVVATLVITGAVNYWLIVGPVLPELSLNSYGGLLASKLALFGTMLALAAANRFHLSPRLEHAVRTGDHAVAVRTLRRSLMFETSAATLILALVASLGILSPAGM from the coding sequence ATGGACTGGGCAACTGTTGCAGTGCGTTTCGCACTCTATTTCGGCCTGACTGCACTGTTTGGTCTGCCGCTGTTTGGCTTGTACGCACTGCGCCGTGAGGAAATGGCGTCGCCAACGGGTGCGCGCTTTTTGACGCTTGGCGCGGCGGTCGCGGCCCTGGGCATCGTCCTGTCGCTGGCCAATATCACCATCATGGCCAAGGGCATGACCGGTGCCGCATCCTACGCCGAACTGCAAGGCCATGTCTTCGAAATGATTGTGACAGGCACCGCGTTTGGCGCGGCCTGGGTCGTGCGACTCGTTGCCTTGGTCCTCTGCGTGCTGGTCGCGTTGTTTGTCCGCAAACGGCCAGAACTTCAATTCTGGGTTCTGGCTGCAGCGGGCGGCGTCGCGCTGTCCACGCTTGCCTGGGGCGGCCATGGCGCCATGGATGATGGCATTCGACGCTACATTCACCTTGCCTCGGATATCGCGCATCTAATGGCCGCCGGCGCATGGGTCGGCGCTCTGCTCGCGTTCGTGTTGTTGTCGCATCCCTCTGCCACACCTGCCAAGGTTGCCCTACTGAGCCGCACCTCGAACGGCTTCGCTCAGGTGGGTACGATCGTTGTCGCAACCTTGGTCATTACCGGCGCAGTGAACTATTGGTTGATTGTCGGTCCGGTCTTGCCAGAACTGTCGCTGAACTCATACGGTGGACTGCTGGCGTCCAAGCTGGCGCTGTTCGGTACCATGCTCGCCCTTGCCGCGGCTAACCGTTTTCATCTGAGCCCGCGCCTGGAGCATGCCGTACGGACGGGCGACCATGCCGTCGCCGTTCGTACCTTGCGGCGCAGCCTGATGTTCGAGACCAGTGCGGCAACGCTCATTCTGGCTCTTGTCGCCTCGCTCGGCATCCTATCCCCCGCGGGCATGTAG
- a CDS encoding cupredoxin domain-containing protein, which translates to MKTLKSLLLVLGLSPMLVWAAGSMEGHASPASASKSAAGQPGKPAKVSRTVNVTMSDTMRFAPDSIQVKRGETVRFVVRNVGKVEHEMVIGTAAELKEHAQMMRSMPDAKHSIPNQIMLAPGKQGTLVWQFDGPGTVDFACLVPGHFEAGMVGKVAVK; encoded by the coding sequence ATGAAGACGCTCAAGTCGTTGCTGCTGGTGTTGGGGCTGTCGCCGATGCTGGTGTGGGCTGCCGGCAGCATGGAGGGCCATGCGAGCCCAGCTAGCGCCAGTAAGTCCGCTGCCGGTCAGCCGGGCAAGCCGGCCAAGGTCTCACGCACGGTTAACGTGACCATGAGCGACACGATGCGCTTCGCGCCCGACTCGATTCAGGTCAAGCGCGGTGAAACCGTGCGTTTTGTCGTCCGGAATGTCGGCAAAGTGGAGCACGAAATGGTGATCGGTACCGCCGCTGAGTTGAAAGAGCACGCGCAGATGATGCGCAGCATGCCTGATGCTAAGCACTCTATCCCGAACCAGATTATGCTCGCACCTGGCAAACAAGGCACACTCGTGTGGCAGTTCGACGGTCCTGGGACCGTCGACTTCGCTTGTCTGGTGCCGGGCCATTTCGAAGCCGGCATGGTCGGCAAGGTGGCCGTCAAGTAA
- a CDS encoding CzcE family metal-binding protein yields MASACAPLPPARADLYGTAAAVETATRSITLRPGARYVNVTSGETVAFRGANRTVAWTFMTTSSGRSAVALNFLLPDLPEAKGITAIIAPSPLYRGSS; encoded by the coding sequence ATGGCGTCGGCGTGCGCGCCTTTGCCACCTGCTAGGGCCGATTTGTATGGTACCGCCGCTGCCGTCGAGACGGCGACTCGGTCGATCACGCTGCGGCCAGGTGCGCGATACGTTAATGTCACCTCTGGAGAAACCGTTGCTTTCCGGGGCGCCAACCGCACGGTGGCTTGGACCTTTATGACCACAAGTAGTGGACGATCGGCAGTTGCGCTGAACTTCCTTTTGCCGGATCTGCCGGAAGCCAAAGGCATCACGGCCATCATCGCGCCAAGCCCGCTCTATCGGGGCAGCTCATGA
- a CDS encoding c-type cytochrome, protein MEESTQSRWIVACGLVVAAAAATGVALKAKRYLEPPSGGPQTLREGRQLRIDATDAAQLGRGRQLYAQACASCHGVKLEGQPNWRERLANGRMPAPPHDASGHTWHHADAVLFAITKNGLVAGVTAPRGYVSDMPAFGQSMSDDDIIAVLAYIKSTWPEKMAVAQREATAQYASPK, encoded by the coding sequence ATGGAAGAGTCAACTCAGTCGCGCTGGATCGTGGCCTGCGGGTTGGTGGTGGCCGCCGCGGCGGCCACCGGGGTCGCGCTCAAGGCGAAACGCTATCTGGAGCCACCCTCCGGTGGACCGCAGACGCTCAGGGAAGGGCGCCAACTGCGCATCGATGCCACGGATGCCGCGCAGCTCGGTCGCGGCAGGCAGCTGTACGCACAGGCCTGCGCGTCGTGCCATGGCGTCAAGCTCGAAGGCCAGCCTAACTGGCGCGAGCGGCTCGCAAATGGCCGGATGCCGGCGCCCCCGCATGATGCATCGGGTCATACCTGGCACCATGCGGACGCGGTGCTGTTTGCCATTACCAAGAACGGGCTCGTTGCCGGCGTGACCGCGCCGAGAGGCTATGTCAGTGACATGCCAGCCTTCGGCCAGTCGATGTCGGATGACGACATCATTGCCGTGCTCGCGTACATCAAGAGCACTTGGCCTGAGAAAATGGCAGTAGCGCAGCGCGAAGCGACCGCGCAGTATGCGAGCCCGAAGTAG
- a CDS encoding DUF411 domain-containing protein: protein MKYFLATAALLAAATGAQAASPTLTVYKDPSCGCCAEWVKHVNQAGIQTKVIDSSDMTAVKARLGVPTQFGSCHTAVIDGSAQVVEGHVPAAAVRKLAAKPTLKGVAVPGMPANSPGMGQMDGKLVTVDFSGKPFSKD, encoded by the coding sequence ATGAAGTATTTCTTGGCCACTGCCGCTTTGCTCGCGGCCGCCACCGGCGCGCAAGCGGCCTCGCCGACGCTAACGGTGTACAAGGATCCCAGTTGTGGCTGCTGTGCAGAATGGGTCAAACACGTGAACCAGGCCGGCATTCAGACCAAGGTCATTGATTCGTCCGACATGACGGCGGTCAAAGCCAGGCTCGGCGTCCCGACCCAGTTCGGCTCCTGCCATACCGCGGTGATCGATGGCAGCGCGCAGGTGGTGGAGGGGCACGTGCCGGCAGCAGCGGTGCGCAAGCTCGCTGCGAAGCCGACCTTGAAAGGGGTCGCAGTGCCCGGCATGCCGGCAAACTCGCCAGGCATGGGGCAGATGGACGGAAAGCTTGTGACAGTGGATTTTAGCGGCAAGCCATTCTCGAAAGACTAG